A genomic stretch from Deltaproteobacteria bacterium includes:
- a CDS encoding MBL fold metallo-hydrolase, whose product MREAAKAREIVDGVVQVYLPLPMRPSIVNVYLVRAGDRWTLIDTGMNTEDSVAAFRSALDEIGIDPQAIGRLVATHHHVDHFGTSAPYRELAHAEVYTHPLEAQAAAAIAQIPAENTAYLARHGVPVVPPDRRLPPPSRFFGTWYAPAEPDHLIADEDEIPLGDGRSLQVVWTPGHTPGHCCLLLLPERVLFVGDHLLPKITPHVGLWPGGPENPLGDFLGSHEKVQKVDARLVCPAHGAVYEDHRRRARQLIDFHRVRKLAMLELIRRRPLTAYEVALDAFAIAPDNRFQVFMATVETLAHLELLRREGRALRNEHDGVVRYQGR is encoded by the coding sequence ATGCGCGAGGCGGCGAAGGCCCGGGAGATCGTCGACGGGGTGGTGCAGGTCTACCTGCCGCTCCCCATGCGCCCGAGCATCGTGAACGTGTACCTCGTGCGCGCCGGCGACCGGTGGACGCTGATCGACACGGGGATGAACACCGAGGACAGCGTCGCCGCCTTCCGCAGCGCGCTGGACGAGATCGGCATCGACCCGCAGGCGATCGGCCGGCTCGTCGCGACGCACCATCACGTCGACCACTTCGGCACGTCGGCGCCCTATCGCGAGCTGGCGCACGCCGAGGTCTACACCCACCCCCTCGAGGCCCAGGCCGCGGCGGCGATCGCGCAGATCCCCGCCGAGAACACCGCGTACCTCGCCCGCCACGGCGTCCCGGTGGTGCCGCCCGACCGGCGGCTGCCGCCGCCGAGCCGCTTCTTCGGCACCTGGTACGCGCCGGCCGAGCCCGATCACCTGATCGCGGACGAGGACGAGATCCCGCTGGGCGATGGGCGTTCGCTCCAGGTCGTGTGGACGCCCGGCCACACGCCGGGGCACTGCTGCCTGCTCCTGCTGCCCGAGCGCGTGCTGTTCGTCGGCGACCACCTCCTGCCGAAGATCACGCCGCACGTCGGTCTCTGGCCGGGCGGCCCCGAGAACCCGCTCGGCGACTTCCTCGGCTCGCACGAGAAGGTGCAGAAAGTGGATGCGAGGCTCGTCTGCCCGGCGCACGGCGCGGTCTACGAGGACCACCGCCGCCGGGCGCGGCAGCTGATCGACTTCCACCGCGTGCGCAAGCTCGCCATGCTGGAGCTGATCCGGCGCCGGCCGCTCACCGCCTACGAGGTGGCGCTCGACGCCTTCGCGATCGCGCCCGACAATCGCTTCCAGGTCTTCATGGCGACGGTGGAGACGCTCGCCCACCTGGAGCTCCTCCGCCGCGAGGGACGCGCGCTCCGGAACGAGCACGACGGCGTCGTCCGCTATCAAGGGCGCTGA
- the lnt gene encoding apolipoprotein N-acyltransferase yields the protein MPSSLEREHPFSAGSALALAALAGVLHGACFAPLGVWPLSFVALAPLVAATRGRRLAAGFGLGWLTGTVAPSIAIVPWVAAATRDYFTQGSLGATLFALAVTQVMGALPAAAFGAALSRLSALRSGWARVLAAAACWTALEFARARALGAPWDLLAHALYAHPLWIQTAELGGAFLVSFVVAAAAAAAAEVLVAPSKQAFSAAAVGAGLIALAAGYGAMRLQAVRDGGGPTLRVALVQGNAPNAWRLDVARADDALRAFADATRRAMRGRPDLVVWPENAVSFLLAPNPQLGRAVGDLVGPDGPPLLVGGPRYAPAGEGRVRFFNSAYLLSPRGDPLAFYDKRRLVPFAEYAPIAHVPGLGWRFDAPGEYTPGATPTVFTQPDRFGVLICFEAIYPELARDLVLAGARLLVNVSNDAWFGTSAGLEQHFAMTVFRAVETRRAVARATNTGITGLVGPSGRILARFPTGVRDAWVVSAPLRDEVTPYTRRGDAFAWLATVAGLLALLGARRSR from the coding sequence GTGCCAAGCTCCTTAGAGAGAGAGCATCCATTCAGCGCCGGATCGGCGCTGGCTCTCGCCGCGCTCGCCGGCGTCCTCCATGGCGCTTGCTTTGCGCCGCTCGGGGTCTGGCCCTTGAGCTTCGTTGCGCTGGCGCCGCTCGTTGCGGCGACGCGGGGACGTCGCCTGGCGGCTGGTTTCGGCCTCGGATGGCTGACCGGCACGGTGGCGCCGTCGATCGCCATCGTCCCGTGGGTCGCCGCCGCCACCCGTGACTACTTCACCCAAGGCTCGCTCGGCGCGACGCTCTTCGCGCTCGCCGTGACCCAGGTGATGGGCGCGCTGCCCGCCGCCGCGTTCGGCGCCGCGCTCTCCCGCCTCTCCGCTCTCCGCTCGGGCTGGGCGCGCGTGCTCGCCGCCGCCGCCTGCTGGACGGCGCTCGAGTTCGCCCGCGCGCGCGCGCTCGGCGCGCCCTGGGATCTCCTCGCCCACGCGCTCTACGCGCACCCGCTCTGGATCCAGACGGCGGAGCTCGGCGGGGCCTTCCTGGTCTCGTTCGTCGTCGCGGCGGCCGCAGCCGCCGCGGCCGAGGTGCTGGTCGCGCCGTCGAAGCAGGCGTTCTCCGCCGCCGCGGTCGGTGCGGGCCTGATCGCGCTCGCCGCGGGATACGGTGCGATGCGGTTGCAGGCGGTGCGGGACGGTGGCGGGCCGACGCTCCGCGTGGCGCTCGTGCAGGGGAACGCCCCGAACGCCTGGCGTCTCGACGTCGCGCGCGCCGACGACGCGCTCAGGGCCTTCGCGGACGCCACCCGCCGCGCGATGCGCGGCCGTCCCGATCTCGTCGTCTGGCCCGAGAACGCCGTGAGCTTCCTCCTCGCACCGAACCCGCAGCTCGGCCGCGCCGTCGGCGATCTGGTCGGACCCGACGGCCCGCCGCTGCTGGTCGGAGGACCGCGCTACGCGCCGGCCGGCGAGGGCCGCGTCCGCTTCTTCAACTCGGCCTACCTCCTCTCGCCGCGCGGCGACCCGCTGGCTTTCTACGACAAGCGCCGCCTCGTCCCGTTCGCCGAGTACGCGCCGATCGCGCACGTGCCGGGACTCGGCTGGCGGTTCGACGCCCCGGGCGAGTACACCCCGGGCGCGACGCCCACGGTCTTCACGCAACCGGACCGCTTCGGCGTCCTCATCTGCTTCGAGGCGATCTATCCGGAGCTGGCGCGCGACCTCGTGCTCGCCGGCGCGCGGCTGCTGGTGAACGTCTCCAACGACGCCTGGTTCGGCACCTCGGCCGGTCTCGAGCAGCACTTCGCGATGACCGTGTTCCGCGCCGTCGAGACGCGGCGCGCCGTGGCGCGGGCGACGAACACGGGGATCACGGGCCTGGTGGGGCCGTCGGGTCGGATCCTCGCCCGCTTCCCCACGGGCGTCCGGGACGCCTGGGTGGTCAGCGCCCCCCTGCGCGACGAGGTCACGCCGTATACGCGCCGCGGCGACGCGTTCGCCTGGCTCGCGACCGTGGCGGGGCTGCTGGCGCTGCTCGGCGCAAGACGAAGCCGCTAG
- a CDS encoding DUF488 family protein: MIKLKRVYERPSRADGRRVLVERLWPRGLKRADADIAEWLRDIAPSDALRRWYGHDPARWPEFKRRYRAELRTSERRALLETLADQARRGTVTLIFAARDEERNSARVVREELAKMGL; this comes from the coding sequence GTGATCAAGCTCAAGCGCGTCTACGAGCGTCCCTCGCGCGCCGACGGCCGGCGGGTGCTCGTCGAGCGCCTGTGGCCGCGCGGCCTCAAACGCGCCGACGCCGACATCGCCGAGTGGCTCCGCGACATCGCGCCGAGCGACGCGCTCCGCCGCTGGTACGGGCACGACCCGGCCCGGTGGCCCGAGTTCAAGCGCCGTTACCGCGCCGAGCTCCGCACCAGCGAGCGACGCGCGCTCCTCGAGACGCTCGCCGATCAGGCCCGGCGCGGCACCGTCACGCTGATCTTCGCGGCCCGCGACGAGGAGCGCAACAGCGCCCGTGTCGTGCGCGAGGAGCTGGCGAAGATGGGACTCTGA
- a CDS encoding YjbQ family protein encodes MRAHTEYLWFSTRARRELVNVTERIAGIVAASGVTEGLCLVSAMHITAGIWVNDEESGLKQDLVEWLDRLAPPGDYRHHLTGEDNADAHLKRTLVHHQVVLPITGGKLDLGPWEQIFYAEFDGRRKKRVVVKVLGE; translated from the coding sequence ATGCGCGCCCACACCGAGTACCTCTGGTTCAGCACCCGTGCGCGCCGCGAGCTCGTCAACGTCACGGAGCGGATCGCCGGCATCGTGGCGGCGTCGGGAGTGACCGAAGGCCTGTGCCTCGTTTCGGCGATGCACATCACCGCCGGCATCTGGGTGAACGACGAGGAGTCGGGCCTGAAGCAGGATCTGGTCGAGTGGCTCGACCGGCTCGCCCCGCCGGGCGATTATCGCCACCACCTCACGGGCGAGGACAACGCCGACGCGCACCTGAAGCGCACGCTCGTGCACCATCAGGTCGTGCTCCCGATCACCGGTGGGAAGCTCGACCTCGGGCCGTGGGAGCAGATCTTCTACGCCGAGTTCGACGGCCGGCGGAAGAAGCGGGTGGTGGTGAAGGTGCTGGGAGAGTAA
- a CDS encoding dienelactone hydrolase family protein translates to MRAALALGNGGARRPGVIVIHEIFGLNDDIRRITARVADLGYVALAPDLFDTGSARVLCVLRAFLALRRREGPPFADLEAARAWLARRPEVDAARTGVVGFCLGGGFALLYAVRAPLAAAGVFYGEVPKSAEELRGVCPVVAGYGGRDRLFASQGRRLEELLAELRVPHDVHVYSGAGHSYMSRHTGAMATLAAWGPMAVGFNADAEADSWRRIEAFFRTHLG, encoded by the coding sequence ATGCGGGCGGCGCTCGCGCTCGGCAACGGCGGCGCCCGCCGGCCGGGGGTCATCGTGATCCACGAGATCTTCGGCTTGAACGACGACATCCGGCGCATCACGGCGCGGGTGGCGGACCTCGGCTACGTGGCGCTCGCGCCGGACCTCTTCGACACCGGCTCGGCCCGGGTGCTCTGCGTCCTGCGCGCCTTCCTGGCGCTCCGGCGGCGCGAGGGGCCGCCGTTCGCGGACCTCGAGGCGGCGCGGGCCTGGCTCGCGCGGCGGCCCGAGGTCGACGCCGCGCGCACCGGCGTGGTCGGCTTCTGCCTGGGCGGCGGCTTCGCCCTGCTCTACGCGGTGCGTGCGCCGCTCGCCGCCGCGGGCGTGTTCTACGGCGAGGTGCCGAAGTCCGCCGAGGAGCTGCGCGGCGTGTGCCCCGTGGTCGCCGGCTACGGTGGTCGCGACCGCCTGTTCGCCTCACAGGGCCGGCGGCTCGAGGAACTACTCGCGGAGCTCCGCGTGCCGCACGACGTCCACGTCTACTCCGGCGCGGGCCACAGCTACATGAGCCGACACACCGGGGCCATGGCGACGCTCGCGGCCTGGGGGCCGATGGCCGTCGGCTTCAACGCCGACGCCGAGGCAGACAGCTGGCGGCGGATCGAGGCGTTCTTCCGCACGCACCTCGGGTGA
- a CDS encoding RidA family protein, with protein sequence MSRDVPIRVSERAGRRCASSGAPWEPVVGYSRAVRSGSWIAVGGTVGLNADGSYPSTAGEQARRALTIIRAAVAALGGRLEQTVRTRIYVRDMAAWEEVGAVHGEFFGEIRPATTLLEVSRFIDERMLVEIEADVVVA encoded by the coding sequence GTGAGCCGCGACGTCCCGATCCGCGTGAGCGAGCGCGCGGGCCGCCGCTGCGCATCGAGCGGCGCGCCGTGGGAGCCGGTCGTCGGCTACTCGCGTGCGGTGCGGAGCGGCAGCTGGATCGCCGTCGGCGGCACGGTAGGCCTGAACGCCGACGGCAGCTACCCTTCCACGGCCGGCGAGCAGGCCCGGCGCGCGCTCACCATCATCCGCGCAGCCGTCGCGGCGCTCGGCGGCAGGCTCGAGCAGACGGTCCGTACCCGCATCTACGTCCGTGACATGGCCGCGTGGGAGGAGGTCGGGGCGGTCCACGGCGAGTTCTTCGGGGAGATCCGCCCGGCCACGACGCTGCTCGAGGTCTCGCGCTTCATCGACGAGCGCATGCTGGTCGAGATCGAGGCCGACGTCGTCGTCGCCTGA
- a CDS encoding peroxiredoxin, producing MGFRDRIRDFESLNTVILGASFDTPEDNAAFARKFSLPFPLLCDTDKSLALAYGAAADLSARSAKRVSCLIDEQGRVLRYYPQVSAREHVVEVLQDLAG from the coding sequence ATCGGATTCCGTGATCGAATCCGCGACTTCGAGTCCCTGAACACGGTGATCCTCGGGGCGAGCTTCGACACCCCCGAGGACAACGCCGCCTTCGCCCGGAAGTTCTCCCTGCCCTTCCCGCTCCTCTGCGACACCGACAAGAGCCTCGCCCTCGCATACGGCGCCGCTGCCGACCTGTCCGCACGCAGCGCCAAACGCGTCTCGTGCCTGATCGACGAGCAGGGGCGGGTGCTGCGCTACTACCCGCAAGTCTCCGCGCGCGAGCACGTCGTCGAGGTGCTGCAGGACCTCGCCGGCTGA
- a CDS encoding B12-binding domain-containing radical SAM protein has product MDALSLRSLARLLYLQRRGASSLRGDRSTVRVMFIWPRTREFPVYERLVPTLTIPYLAALTPPHWEISFADDNYGEVDLEARPDLVAISVSTMGAVRAYALADAFRARGIPVVLGGWHVSLCPDDGEAAAHADALVVGEADDTWPALLDDFERGRLQPRYVSHNGTDLADYPHLDRGLLKGRPYLTTNLVQATRGCPYRCSFCSVSAVNPKYRRRPVDDVVAEVARLRGRALFFIDDNLLVHREYTRRLFAALAPLGKKWIGEVSIDIADDPELLDLAAASGLVGLLVGFESILPQSIGEMNKDRTNTVERYKAQVHALQRRGIGVLAMFTFGFDQDTPDVFERTLAFCDEADIFAASFGILTPFPGTPTFHKLEAEGRIRSRDWQLYDLQHLVHDLPGWTPERLAAAVRDVEARFYGWRSFLRRTWKLYRYPRLVRPATLLLYLVVNLQYVATFRRRRRALRAPLP; this is encoded by the coding sequence ATGGATGCTCTCTCTCTAAGGAGCTTGGCACGGCTCTTGTACCTGCAGCGGCGAGGAGCCTCTTCGCTCCGGGGGGACCGTTCCACCGTGCGCGTGATGTTCATCTGGCCTCGGACCCGTGAGTTCCCGGTCTACGAGCGCCTCGTGCCGACGCTCACGATCCCGTACCTGGCGGCGCTGACCCCGCCGCACTGGGAGATCTCCTTCGCCGACGACAACTACGGCGAGGTCGATCTCGAGGCGCGTCCCGACCTGGTGGCCATCAGCGTCAGCACGATGGGCGCGGTGCGCGCCTATGCCCTGGCGGACGCGTTCCGGGCGCGCGGCATCCCGGTCGTGCTCGGTGGATGGCACGTCAGCCTGTGCCCGGACGACGGGGAGGCCGCCGCGCATGCGGACGCCCTCGTGGTCGGCGAGGCCGACGACACCTGGCCTGCGCTGCTCGACGACTTCGAGCGCGGCCGGCTCCAGCCGCGCTACGTGAGCCACAACGGCACCGACCTCGCGGACTACCCGCATCTCGACCGCGGCCTGCTGAAGGGCCGGCCCTATCTCACCACCAACCTCGTCCAGGCCACGCGTGGCTGCCCCTACCGGTGCAGCTTCTGCAGCGTCTCCGCGGTGAACCCGAAGTACCGGCGGCGGCCGGTGGACGACGTCGTGGCGGAGGTCGCCAGGCTCCGGGGCCGCGCGCTCTTCTTCATCGACGACAACCTGCTCGTGCACCGCGAGTACACGCGGCGGCTCTTCGCCGCGCTCGCGCCGCTCGGGAAGAAGTGGATCGGCGAGGTGTCGATCGACATCGCGGACGATCCCGAGCTGCTCGATCTGGCCGCGGCGAGCGGGCTGGTCGGCCTGCTGGTCGGCTTCGAGTCGATCCTGCCGCAGTCGATCGGCGAGATGAACAAGGATCGCACCAACACCGTCGAGCGCTACAAGGCGCAGGTGCACGCCCTCCAGCGGCGCGGCATCGGCGTGCTCGCCATGTTCACCTTCGGCTTCGACCAGGACACGCCCGACGTGTTCGAGCGCACGCTCGCCTTCTGCGACGAGGCCGACATCTTTGCCGCCTCGTTCGGCATCCTGACGCCGTTCCCCGGCACCCCCACCTTCCACAAGCTCGAGGCCGAGGGTCGCATTCGCAGCCGGGACTGGCAACTCTACGACCTCCAGCACCTGGTCCACGACCTGCCGGGCTGGACGCCGGAGCGCCTCGCGGCCGCGGTGCGCGACGTCGAGGCCCGTTTCTACGGGTGGCGCTCCTTTCTCCGGCGCACGTGGAAGCTCTACAGGTATCCGCGCCTCGTCCGGCCCGCGACCCTCCTCCTCTACCTCGTCGTGAACCTCCAGTACGTCGCGACATTCCGCCGCCGACGCCGGGCGCTCCGGGCGCCGCTCCCATGA
- a CDS encoding redoxin domain-containing protein — MLEPGDPAPDFTATSHDGRRVSLAALRGKKVLLYFFPKADTPG; from the coding sequence ATGCTGGAACCCGGCGATCCCGCCCCCGACTTCACCGCCACGTCGCACGACGGCCGACGCGTGAGCCTCGCAGCGCTGCGCGGCAAGAAGGTCCTGCTCTACTTCTTCCCGAAGGCCGACACGCCCGGCTGA
- a CDS encoding hydantoinase/oxoprolinase family protein, which translates to MKYRIGVDVGGTFTDLVLAAGGRIVLSKHPTTPADQSEGVLGGLAQLARREGLGTAELLARTALIVHGTTTADNTMIEMSGATVGLVTSDGHRDEIEIRRGYKEDIWDPALPPPPPICPRRRRYGVPERLDFEGRVVVPLDEQAVRRALRRMRLQGVDSLAVVFLFSFVDPAHERRVGEIAAEELPGVMVSLSHEVMPSAPEFERTSTTLVNAYVGPRIERYLGVLERRLRSAGFAGELLIMQSNGGVMPGGYVAQKAVAVMGSGPAGGVNGAAAVAGAAGIRDFISVDMGGTSYDVCLVRGGAPEVKAGWNWHHRYLIGLPMVDVQSVGAGGGSIARVVSGTLKVGPESAGAVPGPVCYGRGGVEPTVTDANLVLGYLSPERFSDGQMRLDVERAHAALRERVAVPLGISVLEAAEGIFRLVNANMANAVRKVSAGRGIDPRPLVLVVFGGNGPLHAGMQASELGIGRIFVPKLAPAFSALGLLLSDHVVDQMRSYVSPVGRVDLARVNALLAEMEAAVRRALGRPARLERLAALCYPGQTFDMPVPLEARNGTLTPRGLAETVERFHRMHEALHTYACRDEEPILRGLRVKAVATEEKPALPRTERTPAAKARAGARKAFFGGRVVPTPVYDGTKLGAGATIDGPALVDEPFTTVVIYPGQQARVDRFGNYSITLGRA; encoded by the coding sequence ATGAAGTACCGCATCGGCGTCGACGTCGGCGGCACGTTCACCGACCTCGTGCTCGCGGCGGGCGGCCGCATCGTCCTGAGCAAGCACCCGACCACGCCCGCCGATCAGTCCGAGGGGGTCCTCGGCGGCCTCGCCCAGCTTGCACGGCGCGAGGGTCTCGGCACGGCGGAGCTCCTCGCGCGCACGGCGCTCATCGTCCACGGCACGACGACCGCCGACAACACGATGATCGAGATGTCCGGGGCGACGGTCGGTCTGGTCACGAGCGACGGGCACCGCGACGAGATCGAGATCCGCCGCGGCTACAAGGAGGACATCTGGGACCCGGCGCTCCCGCCCCCGCCGCCGATCTGCCCGCGCCGGCGGCGCTACGGCGTCCCCGAGCGGCTCGACTTCGAGGGCCGCGTCGTCGTGCCCCTCGACGAGCAGGCGGTGCGCCGCGCGCTCCGCCGCATGCGGCTCCAGGGCGTCGACTCGCTCGCCGTCGTCTTCCTCTTCTCGTTCGTCGACCCGGCCCACGAGCGGCGCGTAGGCGAGATCGCGGCCGAGGAGCTCCCCGGCGTCATGGTGTCGCTCTCGCACGAGGTCATGCCGTCGGCGCCGGAGTTCGAGCGGACGAGCACGACGCTGGTCAACGCCTACGTCGGGCCCCGCATCGAGCGCTACCTCGGCGTGCTCGAGCGGCGGCTCCGCAGCGCCGGCTTCGCGGGCGAGCTGCTCATCATGCAGTCGAACGGCGGCGTCATGCCGGGCGGCTACGTCGCCCAGAAGGCGGTCGCGGTCATGGGCTCGGGCCCGGCGGGGGGTGTCAACGGCGCCGCCGCCGTGGCGGGCGCGGCGGGCATCCGCGACTTCATCTCGGTCGACATGGGGGGCACGAGCTACGACGTGTGCCTGGTGCGCGGCGGCGCGCCCGAGGTGAAGGCCGGCTGGAACTGGCATCACCGCTACCTGATCGGGCTGCCGATGGTCGACGTCCAATCGGTCGGCGCGGGCGGGGGGTCGATCGCGCGCGTCGTCTCGGGGACGCTGAAGGTCGGGCCGGAGAGCGCGGGCGCCGTCCCCGGACCGGTGTGCTACGGCCGCGGCGGGGTCGAGCCGACGGTGACGGACGCCAACCTCGTGCTCGGCTATCTCAGCCCCGAGCGCTTCTCGGACGGGCAGATGCGCCTCGACGTCGAGCGGGCGCATGCGGCGCTTCGCGAGCGGGTGGCGGTGCCGCTCGGCATCTCGGTCCTCGAGGCGGCGGAGGGCATCTTCCGTCTGGTGAACGCCAACATGGCGAACGCCGTCCGCAAGGTCTCGGCGGGGCGTGGCATCGACCCGCGGCCGCTCGTGCTGGTCGTGTTCGGCGGCAACGGGCCGCTCCACGCCGGCATGCAGGCCTCCGAGCTCGGCATCGGTCGCATCTTCGTCCCCAAGCTCGCCCCTGCCTTCTCCGCCCTCGGCCTGCTCCTCTCCGACCACGTGGTCGACCAGATGCGCTCGTACGTGAGCCCGGTCGGACGCGTGGACCTCGCGCGCGTGAACGCGCTGCTGGCCGAGATGGAGGCCGCCGTGCGCCGCGCCCTCGGCCGTCCGGCACGGCTCGAGCGCCTGGCGGCGCTTTGCTATCCGGGCCAGACGTTCGACATGCCGGTGCCGCTCGAAGCGCGGAACGGCACGCTCACGCCGCGGGGCCTCGCCGAGACCGTCGAGCGCTTCCACCGCATGCACGAGGCGCTCCACACCTACGCGTGCCGCGACGAGGAGCCGATCCTGCGCGGGCTGCGCGTGAAGGCGGTCGCCACCGAGGAGAAGCCGGCGCTCCCGCGGACCGAGCGCACGCCGGCGGCGAAGGCGCGGGCGGGAGCGCGCAAGGCGTTCTTCGGCGGCCGTGTCGTTCCGACCCCGGTCTACGACGGCACGAAGCTCGGCGCCGGGGCGACGATCGACGGCCCGGCGCTCGTCGACGAGCCGTTCACGACCGTCGTCATCTACCCCGGCCAGCAGGCGCGCGTCGACCGGTTCGGCAACTACTCGATCACCCTCGGGAGGGCGTGA
- a CDS encoding response regulator, whose product MRAAATRSPGSRPWRGCWRCSAQDEAARVLGRSAARDAPGCPQYKHGNPPSPCGTPLAHPKVVARRILILEDEKLLTKHLARLFAARGYEVQTAATVASFLAIARGERFETLLLDLHLPDGDGLDAWARARGMQAGARAVLMTAHGSADVAVRARDLGIHAILSKPLNLSLLLASVGDAGRNA is encoded by the coding sequence ATACGCGCCGCGGCGACGCGTTCGCCTGGCTCGCGACCGTGGCGGGGCTGCTGGCGCTGCTCGGCGCAAGACGAAGCCGCTAGGGTCTTGGGGCGCAGCGCTGCGCGAGATGCCCCAGGCTGTCCCCAGTACAAGCACGGGAATCCGCCTAGTCCATGTGGCACTCCCCTTGCTCACCCGAAAGTCGTGGCTCGCCGGATACTCATTCTCGAGGACGAGAAGCTGCTCACGAAGCACCTGGCACGGCTCTTCGCCGCCCGGGGCTACGAGGTGCAGACGGCCGCCACGGTGGCGAGCTTTCTCGCCATCGCCCGGGGAGAACGCTTCGAGACGCTGCTGCTCGACCTCCACCTCCCCGACGGCGACGGGCTGGACGCCTGGGCCCGGGCCAGGGGCATGCAGGCGGGCGCGCGCGCGGTTCTCATGACGGCCCACGGCAGCGCCGACGTGGCGGTGCGGGCGCGGGACCTCGGCATCCACGCCATCCTCTCGAAGCCGCTCAACCTCTCCCTCCTGCTCGCCTCGGTCGGGGACGCGGGGCGGAATGCCTGA
- a CDS encoding dodecin domain-containing protein: MVEKTIHLTGTSTNSIEDAVGLAVTRAAATIDGIRQAEIAGVTALVEDGTVTAWRVRLRVTFAVQERLHE, from the coding sequence ATGGTCGAGAAGACGATCCATCTGACGGGCACGTCCACCAACTCGATCGAGGACGCCGTCGGCCTCGCCGTGACCCGCGCCGCGGCGACGATCGACGGCATCCGGCAGGCCGAGATCGCGGGCGTGACGGCGCTCGTCGAGGACGGCACCGTCACCGCGTGGCGCGTCCGCCTGCGGGTCACGTTCGCCGTTCAGGAGCGACTGCACGAGTAG